The segment GGTGGTCGTCGGGGGCCGTCGTCAGCCCGGTCACCACCCTGACCGTGTCCGCGGGGTCCCGCAGGGTGAAGACGGCGATGGTGAACTGGTTGTTCCCGTCGTCCTTGTAGAGGGCGGTCTCCCCGCCGACGCAGCCCTTGCCCTCGGCGAGCATCGCGGCGAGGCGGGGGCCGGCGGAGTCCGGCTCGGAGCAGGAGCCCAGCACCTTCGTCGCGACCCGGACGAAGGTGCCCCCGGAGCCGTCCGGTACTTCGGCGGGGAACACGTCGGCCGGCGGGACCGCCGGCCGGCCGGCGGCCGGTGCAGCCGACGCCGAGGGGGAGGGGGCCGCGGTGGGGGAGGCCGTCCTCCTCGGCCGGACGGTGACCCGCTCCTCGTCGGACGGGTCGGTCAGGTCGAGCGTGACGAGGGCCAGGAGGCCCATCAGCAGCAGCAGCCCGAGGACGAGCGCCCACGTCCGCGTGGGCCCCGGCGCGGCGGACTCGTGGATCGAGGCGCCACGGACGAAGTCCTCGTCGAGGACCACGTTCCACTCGTCCTCGCCCGGTCCGGCCGGATCGTCGGGCATCTCATCGTTCTTCGGCACCCTGAGACCTTAGTGCCGCCCCGGCCGATCTGAACATCCCCAGGTCACGGCCTCATCACCCGGCCGACCTCGGGTCCTGCGCGCGGGCGGACCCGAGGTGAGCGCGGTCCGGCGCGGCGGCCGGTGCCGGCACGGGTACCCCTACGCGCCCGCGCCGCGCAGGTGGGCCAGGACGGCCAGGACGCGGCGGTTGCCCTCCGTCGGGTCCAGTTCCAGTTTCGTGAAGATGCTGCCCGCGTGCTTCACCACGGAGGCCTCGGTGACGAACAGCCGCGCCGCCAGGGCCTGGTTGTTGAGCCCCTCCGCCATCAGGGCCAGCACCTCGCGCTCGCGCGGGGTGAGCCGGGCGAGGGGGTCGTTCGCCGGCCGGGGCGCCAGGAGGACGCGGACCACTTCCGGGTCGATGACCGTCTGCCCCGCGTGCACCCGCCGCAGGGCGTCGAGGAATTCCTCGACCTCACCGACCCGGTCCTTGAGCAGATAGCCCAGCCCGGCCGCAGAACCGCCCGTGAACAGCTGCGTGGCGTAGGCGGTGGCCACGTACTGCGACAGCACCAGGACCGGCAGCGCGGGGTCGGCGCGGCGCAGGGCGAGCGCGGCCCGCAGCCCCTCGTCGCGCAGCCCGGGCGGCATCCGCACGTCCGTCACCACCACGTCGGGCCGCTCGGCCTCCACCGCCCGCAGCAGGGCGGGGGCGTCGCCGACGGCGGCGAGGACGCGGTGGCCGCCGAGGGCCAGCAGCTCCGTCAGGCCCGCGCGCAGCAGCACCGAGTCCTCGGCCAGGATCACCCGGAGCACGGCACCTCCATCCGCAGCCGCGTCGGCCCGCCGGCCGGACTGCTCACCGTCAGCCTCCCGCGCAGCATCGCCACCCGGTCCGCGAGCCCCGCCAGCCCCGCTCCCGCGCCGGGATCGGCGCCGCCGCGGCCGTCGTCGGTGACGGTGAGGGTGAGCCGGCCGCCCTCGACCCCGCCGGCGACGTCGACCCGCGAGGCGCCGCTGTGCTTGGCGGCGTTGGCCAGGGCCTCGGTGACGGTGAAGTACGCGGTGACCTCGACCGGTTCGGGCAGCCGTGGTACCTGGAGGTCCACCGTGACGGGGACCGGATGGCGCAGCGCCACCTCGGCGACGGCCGCGGCCAGCCCGTGGTCGGTCAGCACCTGCGGGTGCATCCCCCGCACCAGGTCCCGCAGTTGGGCCAGTGCCAGCTTGGCCTCCTCGCGGCCCCGGCGCACCAGGGCGGCGGCCCCGTCGGCGCCGGGGGCCCTGCGCAGCTCCAGCTCCGCGAGGCCCAACGTCATGCTGAGGGCGACCAGTTGCTGCTGGGCCCCGTCGTGCAGGTCCCGTTCGATGCGGCGCCGCTCCGCCTCGAAGGCCTCGACCAGCCGGACCCGCGAGCGGGTCAGCTCCAGGACCCGGGCGTCCTCCTCGTGCGGCCCGAGCAGCAGCCGCACCGTCTTCACCTGCACCCCGGTGATCAGCGCGGCCGCGTACGCGGCGAGGGCCAGTCCGGCCAGGCCCGCGGCGGTGCCGCCGAGGGCCTCCAGCGGGCCCGCCACCGCCTCGCCGGGTATCAGCATCACCGGCTCCGGGGCGAGGGCCCACACGATCACGGGGGAGACCACCAGGATCAGCGAGAGGGCCACCAGGGCCAGCACCCCGAACCCGGCCGCCCCGAAGGCCGGCCCGAGCAGCACGGCGTACCCGAACTCCCGCCAGGTGGCCCGCTCCCGCAGCCGCGTCCGCAGCCAGGCCCCCGCGCCGGCGCCGGCGAGCGAGGTGTGCGGATCCGCGACGGGTTCCGCCTCGACCCACCGCAGCCGCCGCCGCTCCAGCTCCCCCAGGGGCACCGCCCCGGCCAGGGCGCCGGCCAGCAGCACCAGACCGATCCCGGCGACCGCCAGCAGCAGCCCGAGCCCGAGGAGCAGCACGAGCGCGCACAGCACCCCGTACCCGAGCACGAACCCGCTGCCGAGATACGCCCAGCACCGCCAGGGCCACCAGGACGCCAGGAACCGCAACGGCCGCCGCAGCGACCGCCATACCGCCACGGCCGGTTCGAGGGGCGGCGCGGGGTCTGGAGCGGGGTCAGGAGTGGTGGATCCGGGCATGGGGACCAGCCTAGGCGACGGGTCAGCGCGCCCGACGGGCCGTCACACGGCCGCGCCCAGCGCCACGAACCCGCAGATCAGCACCAACAGCAGGACCAGCAGCGGCCAGACGAAGCGGAGGTAGGTGTCGAGGTGCCGACCGCCACGAGCCGGTCGTAGCCGAGCGCCAGCATCATCGGCACCAGCAGCCCGTCGAAGCCGGGCGTCTCCTCGGCGAAGCCCTCTACGGTGCCGAGGACGGAGAAGACCACCATCACGGCGGCGATCAGCAGGGCCCCGCGGTCGCGCAGCCGGTGCGCGAGGCGGGCGATGCCCCGGTCGAGGGCGCCGGAGTGGTCCGTAAGGGTGAGCGGACCCCGGGGCGCGCGGGGGCGTCATCGGCCCGGCCCGGAATCACCCCTCGGACAAGGATCTTGACCCGCCCGGCGCGTGTCGAACCGGGCCCTTGATCGTTTCTTCACCCGTAACCCTCATATCGGCTGCCGAATCGGAGGACCGCGGTGACGGCTTGGCAGTACTACGCCGGGGCGGGCATGGTGGCCGCGCTCTGCCCGCTGCACGGCCACGTGGCGGTCGCGGGCGACGGGCACGGCAGTGGGGCCCGGGTCGACATCTGCGTACCGGCCGGGCGCCCCGCGCGGCCGCCCATGCCGCCGCCGCCCGTCGCCCGGCCCGGCACCCCGGCCGTGGTCCCGCCCACCGTACGGGTGCGGGTGCCCGGCGCCGGACGGCCCGCCGTGCA is part of the Streptomyces katrae genome and harbors:
- a CDS encoding response regulator transcription factor, translating into MLRVILAEDSVLLRAGLTELLALGGHRVLAAVGDAPALLRAVEAERPDVVVTDVRMPPGLRDEGLRAALALRRADPALPVLVLSQYVATAYATQLFTGGSAAGLGYLLKDRVGEVEEFLDALRRVHAGQTVIDPEVVRVLLAPRPANDPLARLTPREREVLALMAEGLNNQALAARLFVTEASVVKHAGSIFTKLELDPTEGNRRVLAVLAHLRGAGA
- a CDS encoding sensor histidine kinase, which translates into the protein MPGSTTPDPAPDPAPPLEPAVAVWRSLRRPLRFLASWWPWRCWAYLGSGFVLGYGVLCALVLLLGLGLLLAVAGIGLVLLAGALAGAVPLGELERRRLRWVEAEPVADPHTSLAGAGAGAWLRTRLRERATWREFGYAVLLGPAFGAAGFGVLALVALSLILVVSPVIVWALAPEPVMLIPGEAVAGPLEALGGTAAGLAGLALAAYAAALITGVQVKTVRLLLGPHEEDARVLELTRSRVRLVEAFEAERRRIERDLHDGAQQQLVALSMTLGLAELELRRAPGADGAAALVRRGREEAKLALAQLRDLVRGMHPQVLTDHGLAAAVAEVALRHPVPVTVDLQVPRLPEPVEVTAYFTVTEALANAAKHSGASRVDVAGGVEGGRLTLTVTDDGRGGADPGAGAGLAGLADRVAMLRGRLTVSSPAGGPTRLRMEVPCSG